In Bdellovibrionota bacterium, a single genomic region encodes these proteins:
- a CDS encoding peptidase MA family metallohydrolase has protein sequence MNRIFPILLIFISSVAVAKENVSLDLFFRLLEQGKSKQAQELVPKNLPANHALRRFLEAQILFYQQKYKEAETHLQGIEATGGLSEQIQSLRALAQTTRERTGAFQTFSTKHFEFRFADGKDRVLPMYAADTLESARMRIGDDLGVLPGEKVTVEFYPSWKDFTAISTLTETEVETSGTIALCKFNRISVATPRALLRGYPWLDTVAHEYTHYLINRASNGLAPVWLHEGIAKFEESRWRTSRESNLSKQTQALLLKRLRKGTLIPLEKMHPSIAKLKTPEDAEVAFAEVFYLVSYLVEKRGGIDRVRQLLNTLGTGVEMPRAFSQIYGQNFSELFNGWLAWLKTQSLAEDPYAQAQKISLRADSDAPEDTAHADLLAVQDDQARGFIRIGDLLQERNRLIAARTEYEKADKILPRHSAYLLNKIALASLALNDSNRALEALNKAVEETPEYPASYTRRAMLHLSRKEMEKAEADFLSANALNPFDPEIHLGLQKIYETRNDSVKVAREKNARKALRVPVK, from the coding sequence ATGAACCGGATCTTTCCAATCCTGCTCATTTTTATTTCTTCGGTAGCCGTGGCTAAAGAGAATGTCTCGCTCGATCTTTTCTTTCGGCTCCTGGAACAAGGGAAGAGCAAACAGGCTCAGGAGCTCGTACCGAAAAATCTCCCTGCGAATCATGCCCTTCGACGATTCTTGGAAGCTCAAATTCTTTTCTATCAGCAGAAATACAAGGAAGCGGAGACGCATCTTCAGGGTATAGAAGCCACGGGAGGTCTGTCGGAGCAAATTCAGTCTCTTCGCGCGCTGGCCCAGACCACGCGTGAACGGACGGGCGCGTTTCAGACCTTCTCGACGAAACATTTTGAATTTCGATTCGCCGACGGGAAAGATCGTGTTTTGCCGATGTATGCGGCGGACACGCTGGAATCGGCTCGCATGAGAATCGGCGACGACCTGGGGGTGTTGCCGGGGGAGAAAGTGACGGTTGAATTTTATCCTTCGTGGAAAGACTTCACGGCCATTTCCACGTTGACGGAGACGGAGGTGGAAACCTCGGGAACGATAGCTCTGTGCAAGTTTAATCGAATTTCCGTGGCGACGCCTCGCGCGCTGCTTCGGGGTTATCCCTGGCTCGACACCGTAGCTCACGAATACACCCATTATTTGATCAATCGCGCCAGCAACGGCTTGGCCCCCGTCTGGCTGCACGAAGGGATCGCCAAATTCGAGGAAAGCCGCTGGCGGACTTCACGAGAGTCAAATCTCTCCAAACAGACGCAAGCTCTCCTTCTCAAGAGACTCCGGAAAGGCACACTGATTCCGCTTGAAAAAATGCATCCTTCAATCGCAAAGCTAAAAACGCCGGAAGACGCGGAAGTGGCATTTGCGGAAGTCTTTTACTTGGTCTCCTATTTAGTTGAGAAACGAGGCGGTATCGACCGAGTTCGTCAGCTCCTGAACACGTTGGGAACGGGAGTCGAGATGCCTCGGGCTTTTTCTCAGATTTACGGGCAAAACTTTTCGGAACTATTCAACGGGTGGCTCGCGTGGCTTAAGACTCAATCGCTGGCCGAGGATCCATACGCTCAGGCGCAAAAAATTTCGCTGCGCGCGGACTCGGACGCGCCGGAAGATACAGCACACGCCGACCTTCTCGCCGTTCAAGACGATCAGGCCAGGGGATTCATCCGGATCGGCGACCTTTTGCAGGAACGCAATCGCCTCATCGCCGCCCGAACCGAATACGAAAAGGCGGACAAAATCCTCCCTCGGCATTCCGCGTACCTTCTCAATAAGATTGCACTCGCCTCCCTTGCGTTGAACGATTCAAATCGGGCGTTGGAGGCTCTGAACAAAGCTGTGGAGGAAACTCCCGAATACCCGGCGTCGTATACAAGGCGGGCCATGCTTCATCTGTCTCGGAAAGAAATGGAGAAAGCCGAAGCAGACTTTTTGTCGGCGAACGCCCTCAACCCGTTTGACCCCGAAATTCACCTCGGATTGCAGAAAATTTACGAAACGCGTAACGACTCGGTGAAGGTTGCGCGGGAGAAAAACGCTCGGAAGGCTCTCCGTGTCCCGGTCAAATAA
- a CDS encoding DUF4175 family protein — translation MYLQKVKTNKDAKSRLLFIIANVGLPRSVSSLPTETVTERDSPQLERTLAQVGRFFAATLLLRILFLLLVSLSAMCAVQRASGFFSNTGIRVGTWALGLFGIFSSAGLFVRALIQWQRTRGSVGLLERSYPQLKSDVTTVSEWSKRGRKSSFGYSQTLYDALEQSLDSRILSLRCYEYFSWPNLFRTKKNWIAASLGITAWIVLFGQPDRLFLRIMGKEDVTAQNPGWLENAADMSVANLSANYRFPPYTELPDIVGRSIGGLAIEAIRGTKIELTFQTNLDLKNIGMVLPGGEFVTARDAGHRTFNADLILRESGRLGFRGKDVNDVDRQDPLGHEIRALADEPPKVTLEQPESDQEVDFTSEVDFRYRVTDDFGLTSVRLELTGESFSRDIPLPEVHGRGLGGNYRLPLARLGLPRQIHRLVATFVAKDNDAVSGAKEGRSRSVSLLFKNPEEVRKNRLNATGQWLEIFLEVLGGDLEPKGSVPEQYSETWVGQWKQGLEKFKGLETRIASEQEKDRSFRRLVQDVRTSLRRLVSAREEVIGRLGPSAEIWARHRAAFPAKLDREVAELERVVLLLDRFATGERARQSSQASEDLMDLTQELESRLDKLFEKGDAREIEEALRSIREALSETAKSLAALAEKGAPEFVNREALSDKDLPSLNDELQKIQDLLQAGKMDEARKRLAEYLERLRELTRQWKKGLGSMAQGSDQQLRKELSAATEELRQLRKAEEKLVDQTLDLEKRRSEKRLREMPNLPDELMRSLRQLKSKMEIADRESKQELTEPWAGMSRDQIPRIRQKITELEREVNRRRFDLAEPAISEIEKNLDRLTEQGKRLRGIFDRAIPPALPGGIVKGLQPSQEALDAARDIHQQLAEMRSKQNEQSMTAEEMESARKLGEKQKELRGRTGRFQQTLSKLGRKVPSLGQESQEKLGQAGQQMDEAAKRLQEGTLSPALPHEREAIVFLEDLQQQMEQAQSQGGGMMMSMPEQMEGMGEGSGQISTEPMLLPEPSRMEETQAWRKKVMDAMKQKPPAGYEDVTRDYFQELAK, via the coding sequence CGTCGCTTCCAACTGAAACCGTGACCGAGCGAGATTCTCCGCAATTGGAACGCACGCTTGCGCAAGTCGGGCGATTCTTTGCCGCCACACTCCTTTTGAGGATTCTTTTCCTTTTGCTGGTTTCGCTTTCGGCCATGTGTGCGGTTCAGCGGGCATCCGGCTTTTTCTCGAACACAGGAATTCGCGTCGGTACGTGGGCATTGGGATTGTTCGGGATTTTTTCTTCCGCAGGGCTTTTTGTCCGGGCACTCATTCAGTGGCAACGTACGAGGGGGAGCGTGGGGCTTTTGGAACGGTCGTATCCCCAACTTAAGTCGGACGTAACTACGGTCTCGGAGTGGAGCAAGCGAGGGAGGAAGAGTTCTTTCGGGTATTCACAAACTCTCTATGACGCACTTGAACAATCACTTGATAGTCGGATTCTAAGTCTTCGATGTTATGAGTATTTCAGTTGGCCAAATCTCTTTCGAACAAAGAAAAATTGGATTGCGGCGTCCTTGGGAATCACCGCCTGGATTGTTTTATTCGGCCAACCCGATCGACTTTTCCTCCGCATCATGGGGAAAGAAGACGTAACCGCTCAGAATCCCGGATGGCTGGAAAATGCCGCGGATATGTCGGTTGCGAATCTTTCGGCGAACTACCGTTTCCCCCCGTATACGGAATTGCCGGACATCGTCGGACGATCGATCGGGGGGCTCGCGATCGAGGCGATTCGCGGAACCAAAATCGAACTTACGTTTCAAACGAATCTGGATCTCAAAAATATCGGTATGGTTCTTCCCGGAGGCGAATTCGTGACGGCACGAGATGCCGGGCATCGAACGTTTAATGCCGACTTGATTCTTCGGGAAAGCGGCCGGCTCGGATTTCGCGGGAAGGATGTAAACGACGTGGACCGTCAGGATCCTCTCGGCCATGAAATACGAGCCCTGGCGGATGAACCACCGAAAGTCACACTGGAACAACCGGAAAGCGATCAAGAGGTTGATTTCACGTCGGAAGTGGATTTCCGTTACCGGGTTACGGACGACTTCGGATTAACTTCTGTACGCCTGGAACTGACAGGCGAATCTTTCTCCCGCGATATCCCGTTACCGGAAGTGCATGGCCGCGGCTTGGGGGGCAATTATCGCCTTCCTCTGGCCCGTCTCGGTCTTCCGCGACAAATTCACCGTCTCGTGGCCACGTTCGTGGCCAAGGATAACGACGCCGTATCGGGCGCCAAGGAGGGGAGATCCAGATCCGTGTCGCTTCTCTTCAAGAATCCCGAGGAGGTTCGAAAAAATCGCCTGAATGCTACGGGTCAATGGTTGGAAATTTTCTTGGAGGTCTTGGGAGGCGATCTGGAGCCGAAAGGCTCGGTTCCGGAACAATATTCCGAAACGTGGGTCGGCCAATGGAAACAGGGGCTGGAAAAGTTCAAGGGACTGGAGACCCGGATTGCGTCCGAACAAGAGAAGGATCGCTCCTTTCGGCGTCTGGTCCAAGACGTCCGCACCTCTCTCCGGAGGCTTGTCTCCGCACGGGAAGAAGTGATCGGCAGGCTGGGTCCGTCCGCAGAAATTTGGGCGCGTCACCGGGCGGCATTCCCGGCGAAGCTGGATCGGGAGGTCGCCGAACTCGAACGGGTCGTTTTGTTGTTGGATCGTTTTGCCACGGGTGAGCGGGCCCGCCAGAGTTCGCAGGCTTCCGAAGACCTGATGGACCTCACTCAAGAACTCGAATCCCGTTTGGATAAACTGTTTGAGAAGGGCGATGCACGCGAAATTGAAGAAGCCCTTCGTTCCATCCGCGAAGCTCTTTCAGAAACGGCGAAATCCTTGGCGGCGCTTGCGGAAAAGGGAGCTCCCGAGTTCGTCAATCGCGAAGCGCTCTCCGATAAGGATCTACCCTCGCTGAACGACGAGCTTCAGAAAATTCAGGACCTCCTTCAAGCCGGGAAAATGGATGAGGCCCGGAAACGCTTGGCCGAATATTTAGAGCGCCTTCGGGAATTGACCCGTCAATGGAAGAAAGGACTCGGTTCCATGGCACAGGGTTCGGACCAACAGTTGCGCAAAGAACTCAGTGCGGCCACTGAAGAGTTGCGCCAACTTCGAAAAGCGGAAGAGAAGCTGGTCGACCAAACATTGGATCTCGAAAAGAGACGTTCGGAAAAGCGCTTGCGGGAGATGCCGAACCTGCCGGACGAATTGATGCGGAGTCTCCGCCAATTGAAATCGAAAATGGAAATCGCCGACCGGGAATCGAAGCAAGAGTTGACGGAGCCTTGGGCTGGAATGTCCCGGGATCAGATCCCGCGCATCCGGCAAAAAATTACGGAACTCGAGCGCGAGGTGAATCGGCGCCGCTTCGATTTGGCCGAACCGGCGATTTCAGAAATCGAAAAGAATCTCGATCGTCTGACCGAACAGGGAAAACGGCTCCGGGGAATCTTTGACCGTGCGATTCCCCCGGCGCTGCCCGGCGGTATCGTTAAGGGATTGCAGCCTTCTCAGGAAGCCTTGGATGCCGCGCGAGATATTCATCAGCAACTGGCTGAAATGCGTTCGAAGCAGAATGAGCAGTCGATGACGGCGGAGGAGATGGAATCCGCTCGAAAGTTGGGTGAAAAGCAGAAAGAACTCAGAGGCCGAACGGGGAGGTTTCAACAAACTCTTTCAAAGCTGGGGCGAAAAGTGCCGAGCTTGGGCCAGGAAAGCCAGGAAAAGCTCGGACAAGCCGGACAACAAATGGATGAGGCGGCAAAACGTTTGCAGGAGGGCACTCTTTCACCCGCACTCCCTCATGAGCGAGAAGCCATTGTCTTTCTCGAAGATCTGCAACAGCAGATGGAGCAAGCTCAATCTCAAGGGGGCGGGATGATGATGTCGATGCCGGAGCAAATGGAAGGAATGGGGGAGGGATCCGGACAGATCTCCACCGAACCGATGCTTTTGCCTGAGCCGTCTCGAATGGAAGAGACTCAGGCCTGGCGGAAAAAAGTGATGGACGCCATGAAACAAAAGCCCCCTGCAGGATACGAGGATGTAACCCGGGACTACTTTCAAGAGTTGGCGAAATGA